In Gimesia benthica, a single window of DNA contains:
- a CDS encoding sugar phosphate isomerase/epimerase family protein, with the protein MKFAICQEMFVDWEWEKQCDLIAEIGYTGIELAPFAFADHPSKITQEERASLKKTAEDRGLQIFGLHWLLAKTEGLHLTTADSEVRKNTAAYLVELGNLCADLGGDLMVFGSPFQRNIEEGMSREQAYQNAAEVFRNCLPAIGERGVRICMEPLTTKETDFVNTCAEAIELIDMVGADNFVLHQDVKAMAGAETESIPELIHKYASRTGHFHVNDTNLLGPGMGETDYHPIFKALKETKYSGWISVEVFDYKPGSEHIARESFRYMKEVWESV; encoded by the coding sequence ATGAAGTTTGCCATTTGTCAGGAAATGTTTGTCGACTGGGAGTGGGAAAAACAATGCGATCTGATCGCGGAGATTGGTTATACGGGCATCGAGCTGGCACCTTTTGCTTTTGCCGATCATCCATCAAAAATTACTCAAGAAGAGCGGGCCTCCCTCAAAAAAACAGCTGAGGACCGCGGGCTCCAAATCTTTGGACTGCACTGGCTTCTAGCAAAAACTGAAGGTCTGCATCTGACCACTGCTGACTCCGAAGTTCGCAAAAATACTGCCGCTTACCTGGTTGAGTTAGGGAACCTTTGTGCCGATCTGGGCGGAGACCTGATGGTCTTTGGTTCTCCATTCCAGCGCAACATCGAAGAAGGCATGTCGCGCGAACAGGCTTATCAAAATGCAGCGGAAGTTTTCCGCAACTGTCTGCCGGCGATCGGCGAGCGCGGAGTTCGCATCTGCATGGAACCGCTGACGACCAAAGAAACGGATTTCGTGAATACCTGCGCGGAAGCCATCGAGTTAATCGACATGGTCGGCGCGGACAACTTTGTTCTGCATCAGGATGTCAAAGCCATGGCCGGCGCTGAAACAGAATCCATTCCGGAACTGATTCACAAGTACGCTTCGCGGACGGGTCACTTCCATGTGAATGACACCAACCTGCTCGGACCTGGAATGGGAGAGACCGACTACCATCCGATTTTCAAAGCGCTGAAAGAAACGAAGTACTCAGGATGGATTTCAGTTGAAGTGTTCGACTACAAACCGGGCAGCGAACACATCGCGCGCGAAAGTTTTCGTTACATGAAAGAGGTCTGGGAAAGCGTCTGA
- a CDS encoding Gfo/Idh/MocA family protein, with protein sequence MNKPFKLGFIGGGINSAVGTTHFIAAQMDDRFRVKAGCFSRNPEINRQTAERWGVSPERNYATFAELLEQEQGRLDAIVVLTPTPDHVEPVVQAFRGGYAVICEKSLASNIEDALVIRQAQQQHGNFLAVTYNYTGYPMLRELKYQIDEGLLGAIQQIHIEMPQEGYARLNRDGEPMVPQEWRLHDAELPTLSLDLGGHVHNIIDFLSGKNPQKLVALQSSQGRFSQVIDNLLCVAEYTGGLTCNIWYSKCALGYRNGLRVRVFGERGAAEWLQMEPEYLICHDHKGHKTILDRASVDTGIAHLARYNRFKSGHPAGFLEAFGNLYWDIADSLQQFQQTGTQQNMEYVFETGHALEGLVMFDAMSRSSESNQWVSVIVPEK encoded by the coding sequence ATTGCCGCACAGATGGATGATCGTTTTCGAGTGAAAGCAGGCTGTTTCAGCAGAAATCCCGAAATCAATCGTCAAACCGCCGAACGGTGGGGCGTTTCCCCAGAACGGAACTATGCGACTTTTGCTGAATTGCTGGAACAGGAACAAGGACGACTGGATGCAATTGTGGTTCTGACTCCCACTCCAGACCATGTCGAACCGGTCGTTCAGGCGTTTCGCGGAGGATACGCTGTGATCTGTGAAAAGTCTCTCGCCAGCAACATTGAAGACGCGTTAGTGATACGTCAGGCTCAACAGCAGCATGGCAACTTCCTGGCAGTGACCTACAATTATACGGGCTATCCGATGCTACGGGAGCTCAAATATCAGATCGATGAAGGCCTGTTAGGGGCCATTCAGCAGATTCATATTGAAATGCCTCAGGAGGGTTATGCACGGCTGAACCGAGATGGAGAGCCTATGGTCCCCCAGGAATGGCGCCTGCATGATGCCGAACTTCCCACCCTTTCTCTGGACCTGGGTGGCCATGTCCACAATATCATCGACTTCCTTTCAGGAAAGAACCCACAGAAACTGGTGGCACTCCAGAGTAGTCAGGGACGGTTCAGCCAGGTCATAGATAATTTGCTTTGCGTTGCCGAATACACGGGGGGACTCACGTGTAACATCTGGTACAGTAAATGTGCACTGGGCTATCGCAACGGGTTGCGTGTTCGTGTATTTGGGGAACGGGGCGCGGCTGAATGGCTGCAGATGGAGCCGGAGTATTTAATCTGCCATGACCATAAGGGGCACAAAACCATTCTGGATCGGGCAAGTGTTGATACAGGAATAGCGCATCTGGCCCGGTATAACCGCTTCAAGTCAGGTCATCCAGCCGGTTTTCTTGAAGCATTCGGAAATCTTTATTGGGATATCGCGGACAGTCTGCAACAGTTTCAACAGACTGGGACCCAGCAGAATATGGAATACGTGTTTGAAACCGGACATGCACTGGAGGGGTTGGTCATGTTTGACGCGATGTCTCGGTCGTCAGAATCAAATCAATGGGTCTCTGTCATCGTTCCAGAGAAATAA
- a CDS encoding EamA family transporter, with protein MNHFFILGTIFFTVYGQLILKWRISRYGELPDSLSDRIQFLFRLLLDGYILSGFIAAFIASLFWMAAMTKFQLSYAYPFMSLAFVLVMFLSAFFFNEPVTLAKTLGLTLIVAGIIIGSQGVTSDKTDTPSSSLSAKD; from the coding sequence ATGAATCATTTCTTTATTCTAGGAACGATTTTTTTTACCGTATACGGCCAGCTCATCCTCAAGTGGCGGATCAGCAGATACGGTGAATTACCAGACAGTCTCTCGGACCGAATCCAGTTTCTGTTTCGACTTTTACTTGACGGATATATTTTGAGTGGTTTCATCGCTGCTTTTATCGCATCCTTATTCTGGATGGCGGCGATGACGAAATTTCAATTAAGCTACGCCTATCCGTTTATGAGCCTGGCATTTGTTCTGGTCATGTTCCTCAGTGCCTTTTTTTTCAATGAACCGGTTACGCTGGCCAAAACTCTGGGACTCACGCTGATTGTGGCGGGAATTATCATCGGCAGCCAGGGAGTGACATCTGATAAAACAGATACTCCTTCATCTTCACTCTCTGCAAAGGACTGA
- a CDS encoding transglutaminase-like domain-containing protein: MNSSPNVTSVKPRRKLWRTRFKLARNVLPFAPRISYADVIPDSAIDGELQHWGEVILLSDLVAVLHRDGTITRRAHHIASLHANESLSQWDEVFRFYDRQTALHKIQTAKVYLPDGSQRKARKVVQPYGQIAVQFYPLRPGVTVELEEQQDFFTPDRISACMWGQEYLRYSIPCQRLRCTIAVAEPFELQYELHQTDQDPSSWKQGTYQVYQWDLQALPGYETDDATPHPRDVIPWVDFTTLTNWEPIAKFYRQDLEPPSKIPVQIQKLSEDLTRESDSTEDKIYSLYKYASDDVRYGRHPNELALEKTREVGSMLEDMRGDCKDKSSLLVSLLRHQGIEAEVAVLLTRANGTIPFLPGARFDHAIVCVTDEQGVRLWLDPAGGPMTFKDLPYNDQGMQALLLNLPAGELATIPCGGPESHQVHRQCEGKLSEDCSYEFGTNVSTTGDTAMEFRLRYINRNEEYQSLTLERELASSLTGARIDAPLFHNLTDLSQPVTYSCKMTLDQWARKIEDIILFRVPWIGAMHTVALVNVQKRNSALQAPWPIRFSDQHRIELPPGYHGYGLPYEQRFECEWGRYETSIYEEDSHLICHRQVDHLGGIVREEQYLDFKQYWEQCTRADALDVVLMKKPY; this comes from the coding sequence TTGAACAGCTCCCCCAACGTGACCTCTGTCAAACCCAGGCGCAAATTATGGCGGACCCGGTTTAAACTGGCGCGCAACGTCCTGCCATTTGCTCCCCGTATTTCGTATGCGGATGTCATTCCTGATTCAGCCATTGATGGCGAACTCCAACACTGGGGTGAGGTCATCTTACTCTCAGACCTGGTCGCCGTTCTACATCGTGATGGAACCATCACCCGCAGAGCGCATCACATCGCCAGCCTGCACGCCAACGAATCGTTGTCTCAATGGGACGAAGTCTTTCGTTTTTATGATCGCCAGACAGCGCTGCATAAAATTCAGACCGCGAAAGTATACCTGCCCGATGGCAGTCAGAGAAAAGCCCGCAAGGTGGTTCAACCGTACGGACAGATCGCCGTTCAATTTTATCCTCTGCGTCCCGGAGTGACTGTCGAGTTGGAAGAGCAACAGGACTTCTTCACCCCAGACCGGATCTCAGCCTGCATGTGGGGCCAGGAGTACCTGCGGTATTCGATTCCCTGTCAAAGACTGCGCTGCACGATTGCCGTCGCGGAACCCTTTGAGCTGCAGTATGAATTACATCAGACCGACCAGGACCCAAGCTCTTGGAAACAGGGAACCTATCAAGTCTATCAATGGGATCTGCAGGCGTTGCCTGGATATGAAACTGACGACGCCACGCCTCACCCGCGAGACGTCATACCCTGGGTCGACTTTACCACACTGACCAACTGGGAACCGATCGCGAAGTTCTATCGGCAGGACCTCGAGCCGCCATCTAAAATCCCGGTACAGATTCAAAAACTATCGGAGGATCTGACGCGTGAATCAGATTCTACTGAGGATAAAATTTACTCCCTTTATAAGTATGCCTCTGACGATGTCCGTTATGGCAGACATCCCAACGAACTGGCTTTGGAAAAAACCAGGGAGGTCGGTTCGATGCTGGAGGATATGCGCGGAGACTGCAAAGACAAATCGTCGTTACTCGTCTCCCTGCTCAGGCACCAGGGAATTGAAGCCGAAGTCGCAGTTCTGCTGACGCGCGCGAATGGAACAATCCCCTTTCTGCCTGGAGCTCGCTTCGATCATGCGATTGTCTGCGTTACCGATGAGCAGGGAGTCAGGCTCTGGCTCGATCCGGCAGGCGGCCCGATGACTTTCAAAGATCTGCCTTATAATGACCAGGGCATGCAGGCACTGTTGTTGAATCTTCCAGCGGGAGAACTGGCCACCATTCCCTGCGGCGGTCCCGAATCTCATCAGGTACATCGGCAATGCGAGGGGAAACTGTCCGAAGACTGCAGCTATGAGTTCGGCACCAATGTCTCAACGACAGGTGACACCGCCATGGAATTTCGTCTTCGCTACATCAACCGCAACGAAGAATACCAGAGCCTGACTCTGGAACGGGAACTTGCGTCTTCTCTGACGGGAGCCCGCATCGATGCTCCTCTGTTTCACAACCTGACAGATCTCTCGCAACCTGTCACCTACTCCTGCAAAATGACACTCGATCAGTGGGCGCGCAAAATTGAAGACATCATTCTGTTCCGGGTTCCCTGGATCGGGGCGATGCATACGGTGGCTCTCGTCAACGTGCAGAAACGCAACTCGGCTCTGCAAGCCCCCTGGCCAATTCGCTTCTCCGACCAGCACAGGATCGAACTCCCCCCTGGTTATCATGGTTATGGACTGCCTTATGAACAACGATTTGAATGCGAATGGGGCCGCTACGAAACCTCCATCTATGAGGAAGATTCTCACCTCATCTGCCACCGCCAGGTAGACCATTTGGGAGGCATCGTCCGTGAGGAGCAGTATCTGGATTTCAAACAATACTGGGAACAGTGTACCCGCGCGGATGCTCTGGATGTCGTGCTCATGAAAAAGCCATACTGA
- a CDS encoding ATP-grasp domain-containing protein, whose protein sequence is MPVKKRLLIAGGGYAEIPLILAAKRLGFHVITSGNRADDLGHRHADEIHLEDFSNKNAMLQLARSLEIDAICASCNDFSALTAAYIAEQMQLPGHDPYETAVLIHHKDRYREFAQENQIPTPRAAGFESVQQALDQLDLFLFPVMIKPVDLTGGKGITKLERIDDARTVLEQAFQISRAKRIVIEEFVEGSRHGFSSFLRDGRVVFCFQDNEHYFQNPYLVSAASTPAIVPATTAATLCQQAEHIASLLNLKTGIFHIQYILHQGEPVIIEICRRAPGDLYIQFVQHATGINYPEFIIRAATGLDCGGINQKEPTGYFTRHCIMPSRNGLIDDVIYAPEIREQIIDQMLWWERGQQIDQFLVQKQGIVFLQFESLQEMLTRTEVLPELIRVEMK, encoded by the coding sequence ATGCCCGTTAAAAAACGACTGTTAATAGCCGGAGGTGGATATGCAGAGATCCCACTGATCCTGGCAGCTAAAAGACTGGGATTTCATGTCATCACCAGCGGTAACCGTGCAGATGACCTGGGACATCGCCATGCTGATGAAATCCATCTGGAGGACTTTTCCAATAAGAACGCCATGTTACAACTGGCACGCTCGCTGGAAATCGATGCGATCTGCGCTTCCTGCAACGATTTTTCTGCTCTGACTGCAGCCTACATTGCCGAACAAATGCAGTTACCAGGTCATGATCCTTATGAAACTGCAGTTTTGATTCATCATAAAGACCGCTATCGTGAATTCGCACAGGAAAATCAGATACCCACTCCGCGGGCGGCCGGTTTCGAATCCGTCCAGCAAGCATTGGATCAGTTGGATTTGTTTCTGTTTCCGGTAATGATTAAACCCGTTGATCTCACCGGGGGAAAAGGTATCACCAAGCTCGAACGAATCGATGATGCCAGAACTGTCCTGGAACAGGCATTCCAGATCTCACGTGCCAAACGGATCGTGATCGAGGAATTTGTGGAAGGAAGTCGACATGGTTTTTCCAGTTTTCTGCGCGACGGTCGGGTTGTGTTCTGCTTTCAGGATAACGAACACTATTTTCAGAATCCGTATCTGGTCTCGGCTGCTTCGACGCCAGCCATTGTCCCTGCAACAACGGCAGCAACTCTCTGTCAACAGGCCGAGCACATTGCCAGCCTGCTCAATTTGAAAACGGGAATATTTCACATTCAGTATATCCTCCACCAGGGCGAACCCGTCATCATTGAAATCTGCCGGAGGGCACCTGGGGATTTATATATTCAGTTTGTTCAGCATGCGACGGGAATTAACTATCCTGAATTCATTATTCGCGCGGCAACCGGACTGGATTGTGGAGGAATAAACCAGAAAGAACCTACAGGTTATTTTACCCGTCACTGTATCATGCCATCCCGCAACGGTTTGATTGATGATGTGATCTATGCCCCTGAAATTCGAGAGCAGATTATCGACCAGATGCTCTGGTGGGAACGTGGCCAACAAATCGATCAGTTTCTGGTTCAAAAACAGGGAATTGTTTTTTTGCAATTCGAATCGCTTCAGGAAATGTTGACCAGAACAGAAGTATTGCCAGAACTGATTCGAGTTGAAATGAAGTAG
- a CDS encoding FkbM family methyltransferase, which produces MSIELRLDSYPDDPEKIAFCTDFLEGKSPRYLLGRNQWAQSISRHLNVAGFIDEYCHESEFLGKPVLSLDEVPDNGIVVSTVVGILPLTVALKLSERNIRHIDYFAFRRYSGLTLEPVLFWDEFITDYSRHQEKYEEVYCCLKDQQSRTIYENLINFRLSGDLSYMDGFEDRQHQQYFEDFLNLKNQGEVFLDVGCFDGLTSLEFIKRCPEYAGIHIFEPEPGNLKVVRKNLADYPRIVFHDCGLSDHSQTLRFSADGSSSRVSDQGELQIQVERLDDVIKGPGSFIKMDIEGAEIEALRGARHTILEHHPKLAICVYHRADDFWKIPETVFSIRDDYDLYLRHYTEGVTETVMFFIPAGN; this is translated from the coding sequence ATGAGTATTGAACTAAGGCTCGACAGTTATCCGGATGATCCCGAAAAAATTGCATTCTGCACTGATTTCCTGGAGGGTAAATCCCCGCGATATCTATTGGGGCGTAATCAGTGGGCACAAAGTATCAGTCGTCATCTCAATGTTGCTGGATTTATTGATGAGTATTGTCACGAGAGTGAATTTCTCGGGAAACCTGTACTCTCGTTAGATGAAGTACCAGATAACGGAATTGTTGTTTCGACAGTCGTGGGAATTTTGCCATTGACGGTCGCTCTAAAATTATCGGAACGAAACATCCGCCATATTGATTACTTTGCATTTCGCAGATACTCGGGCCTTACCTTGGAGCCAGTGTTGTTCTGGGATGAATTCATCACAGATTATTCGCGACATCAGGAAAAATATGAGGAGGTTTATTGTTGTCTAAAAGATCAGCAATCTAGAACGATATACGAAAACCTGATCAATTTCCGTCTGTCCGGCGATCTATCATACATGGATGGATTTGAAGATCGACAGCACCAGCAATACTTTGAAGACTTTCTCAATCTGAAAAATCAGGGGGAAGTCTTTCTTGACGTCGGCTGTTTCGACGGCTTGACCAGTCTGGAATTTATTAAACGCTGTCCTGAATATGCCGGCATTCATATTTTTGAACCTGAACCTGGGAATCTAAAGGTCGTTCGGAAGAATCTGGCTGACTACCCGCGTATTGTTTTTCATGACTGTGGGTTATCTGATCACAGCCAGACCTTGCGATTTTCTGCTGATGGATCCTCTTCCCGTGTGAGCGATCAGGGAGAGTTGCAGATTCAGGTAGAACGTCTGGACGACGTCATAAAGGGGCCCGGTTCCTTCATCAAAATGGATATTGAGGGTGCTGAAATTGAGGCTCTTCGAGGGGCACGACATACAATTCTTGAGCATCATCCGAAACTGGCAATCTGTGTTTACCATCGTGCTGACGACTTCTGGAAAATCCCTGAAACGGTATTCTCGATCCGAGATGATTATGATCTCTACCTGAGGCATTACACCGAAGGAGTCACTGAAACCGTCATGTTTTTTATTCCTGCGGGGAATTGA